The Mesorhizobium opportunistum WSM2075 DNA window GCCTCGGCCCGTTGCTCGAACGCGCAGAGAATGACGTCGGAACAGCGCCAGGCGAGGCCCCGGCAGCAGCCGCGAAGCCTGACAAACCCGCCGAAGTGACCGGCAGCATCAGCCAGCCGGCGCAGAATTACGCGGTCGCTAGCCTGAGCGCGGACCCCGGAGCCGCAGACACGAGGCCGTTCTCCTTGTGGTCGACCCGCTCCGATCCTTTGCCAAACGATTCAGCCGCCGATCGCGCCGACAAATTGTTCGTCTCGATCAACCAGTCGCTGAAATCGATCGAGACCGAGCAGCTCACCCGCATCAGCGCACTCGCCGACAATGCCTATAAGAGCGCCGACGCGATCACCCAGGCGCTGCAAGCGGCGGGACTGCCGGTCGACGGCGATTTCGGCAAGGACCAGAGCGATGTCGGCGGACCGCTGATCCCGCTCGACAGCTCGATGATGTTCGACAGCAAGGTCAAGGAACTGGACGAAGCCCTGGATACGCTCGACCATCTCAAGAAGGAAGCGCGCCAGCTGCCGCTGTCCAACCCCGCACCCGGCCACTCCGTCACCAGCCCGTTCGGCATTCGCACCGACCCCCTCCTCGGCACCGCCGCGCTGCATTCCGGCATGGATTTCAGGGCGCCGATCGGCATGGCGGCAAGGGTCACGGCGCCCGGCGTCGTCACCAAGGCCGGCTGGAACGGCGGCTATGGCCGCATGGTGGAAGTCGACCACGGCAACGGCTTTGCGACCCGCTACGGGCATCTGAGCGAAATCGACGTGACCGTCGGCGAGAAGGTCGATGCCGGCGCCGTCCTCGGCAAGACCGGCAGCAGCGGCCGCTCGACCGGCCCGCATCTGCACTACGAAGTGCGCCACAATGGCGAAGCGATCGATCCGCTGCGCTTCCTCACCGTCGGCAAGAAGGTCGCCCAGTATCTCTGAGGCGCGCCAGTCCTCGGAGTGAAACCTTCAGTTGATGACAAGCGCGGCCCGCTGCTCTTCGAACGCTGCCCAGGTGTACCGGTCTGGACCCAACACCTCGTTCAGCGCCTTGTACTCTCCAAATCGCCATCCTGGGTAGCAGAGCAGTTCGTCAAACAGGACGACACTGCCACTGACAAGCCTGTCCTTGCAGAGCGTGAGAATGGCTTTGCAGGGCGTGTAGGTGTCCGTGTCAATATGAATGAAAGCAATTGGACCTTGGTGCTGCTTAAGAAACGTTGGAAGCGTATCTTCAATCCAGCCCTTTATCAGATTCACATTTTGCCGAACCTTCGGCACAACGCCGTCCCTGTTGAATTGCCGGCCTCTGGCCTGGAAGCCAGTTCCAGTCCAGTTTTCCTGAAGACCTAGGAAAGCATCAAATCCAAAGATTGACCGCGTGTCGCCAGATGACGAAAGTCTCCCTGCGAAATGGTTGATGCTTGTCCCGTCAAAGACACCAAATTCCAGCAGAAACCCGGATTTCGCGACTTTCTCGATTGCATAATTTCGTATTTGCTGGTGGTCGTCGAAAAGCAGCGCATTTTCCATGTGCGGCGCCGCAAAATCGGCACTCTCGATAACGCAGCGCTCGTGCAATATTTGTGTCATACGCCGTTCTGGAAGCACAACAGCCGATGGCCGGCGCTTTCGCTTGAGACCGTGGCCCTCCAGAAAACTTGTAAGTTTTGACACTATTCGCGCTCCCCCAAATGCGCCCTTTTGAGTGAGGTGGGATGGAAAATCAAGCGGCCATGGACTTGCCTGCTTGGTCCATACCGCACCGGCCCGCCGACATCTGAAGCCTGGATTGCAGCGCCTCCGACAATAACAGGCCTGGCCAACACCGCCGGAAATCGCGCCACCGTCGGCCATGACCGATCCCTCAGGCTTTGACATGGATCTCCCGCGGGAACCTGGTCAGCGTCTCATGGCCGGTTTCGGTGACCAGGATGGTCTCGCTGATCTCGATACCCCAGCCGTCCATCCACATGCCGAGGATGGAATGAACGACGTTGCCGGGCTGAAGCACCGTCTTGTCACCCGGGCGGAGGCTGATCGTGTGTTCGCCCCAATCCGGCGGATAGGCGACGCCGATGGAATAGCCGATGCGCGACTCCTTCTTCAGCCCGTAGCGCTGGATGACCTTGCGCCATGCACCTTCGACCGCTTCGGCCGATGTTCCTGGCCGGACCGCATAGAGTACCGCGTCCATGCCCTCGATCACCGCCCTTGCCGTGTCCGCGACACGCGTCGGCGTCTTGCCAAGCTGCATCGTTCTCGCCAACCCGGCGGCATAGCGGCGGCAGACGCCGGCGAGTTCCAGGGCAATGGTCTCGTTGTCCCCGAACCGACGGTCGCTCCACATGATGTGCGGGGCCGAGGCGTTCTCGCCGCCGAGGATTGTCGGCGGAAGGGCCGTGATGTCGCCGGCGAAATCCGGGCTGCCGGCGATCTGCGCCGCCTGGATGGACGCAATCGCATCGCACTCGCGCACACCCGGCGCGATCACCTCGAAGGCCCGCGCCACCGCCGCTTCGGCCAGGGTCGACGCCTTGCGCAAATAGGCGATCTCGGGCGCCGATTTGACCGCACGGATCCAGTTCACCAGGAGATCGGCATCGTGCCATTTTGCATTGGGAAGGCCGGCGACGAGCCGCGCATGCGCTTTCGGGGAGAAATAATAGGCTTCGAGCTCGATGCCGATATGCCTGGTACCCCAGCCCTTGGCCACGATCCAGTTGGCGATCCAGTCCATCGGATGGCGATCGACACGCTGGACGTGATCTTCCGGGAAGCCAACCACGTTCTCGGGTCTCATCCAGGCCGTGAGAAGACCGCCGGCGGCATCCATGGCGCGCCCGATCCAGACCGGCTCGACGTCTTCCACGGGAACCAGCACCACCTGCGGCGTGTAGAACGACCAACCGTCATAGCCGGTGATATAGTGCTGGTTGGCAACGTCGTTGACGATCAGGAGCTCGAGACCGCGCTTGGCCATCTCGGCGCGGATCTTGCGAAGCCGCTGCTGGTACTCCTCGCGGGCAAACGGCAATTCGATCATCTTTGCTCCATGCTGTGTTGCGTCGCGGTTGCTTGGCCACCATTGAAGCGGTTCTCGCGATTGCGGCAATCGGCCAAGGGCGGCACCTGAACAGGTCCTAAACCCAGCAACGTCCATCCCAGCGCCTTTTTGCCCCCGGACTTTTTGCTGATTTATTTTTGAATTCCATTTGACTGAATAAATCTTTGATGCAAACTTGTATCCGTTGGGAGTGCAAGGCATGGCGTTGCGGGGGACCAATCAGGAATTTGGGCGGCCGTACAACCGGCGCATCGTGCTCGAGTCGATCCGCCGTAACGGCCCCATCGCCCGCGGCGATATCGCCCGGCATGTCGGGCTCACCGTGCAGACCGTATCGACCATCGTCCGCGAGTTGGAGGAACAGGGCTACATCCTGTCCCTGCGAGAGGAACCCAAGGGGCGCGGCCTACCTCCGGCGACGCTGCGCATCAATCCAGAGGGCGGCTATGCTGTCGGCATCCA harbors:
- a CDS encoding M24 family metallopeptidase, whose protein sequence is MIELPFAREEYQQRLRKIRAEMAKRGLELLIVNDVANQHYITGYDGWSFYTPQVVLVPVEDVEPVWIGRAMDAAGGLLTAWMRPENVVGFPEDHVQRVDRHPMDWIANWIVAKGWGTRHIGIELEAYYFSPKAHARLVAGLPNAKWHDADLLVNWIRAVKSAPEIAYLRKASTLAEAAVARAFEVIAPGVRECDAIASIQAAQIAGSPDFAGDITALPPTILGGENASAPHIMWSDRRFGDNETIALELAGVCRRYAAGLARTMQLGKTPTRVADTARAVIEGMDAVLYAVRPGTSAEAVEGAWRKVIQRYGLKKESRIGYSIGVAYPPDWGEHTISLRPGDKTVLQPGNVVHSILGMWMDGWGIEISETILVTETGHETLTRFPREIHVKA
- a CDS encoding class I SAM-dependent methyltransferase — encoded protein: MADGGAISGGVGQACYCRRRCNPGFRCRRAGAVWTKQASPWPLDFPSHLTQKGAFGGARIVSKLTSFLEGHGLKRKRRPSAVVLPERRMTQILHERCVIESADFAAPHMENALLFDDHQQIRNYAIEKVAKSGFLLEFGVFDGTSINHFAGRLSSSGDTRSIFGFDAFLGLQENWTGTGFQARGRQFNRDGVVPKVRQNVNLIKGWIEDTLPTFLKQHQGPIAFIHIDTDTYTPCKAILTLCKDRLVSGSVVLFDELLCYPGWRFGEYKALNEVLGPDRYTWAAFEEQRAALVIN
- a CDS encoding M23 family metallopeptidase is translated as MNATGQSAVFGRRKEPHTVIIARGNEIRHFTIRPWLAAFIGSALAAIAVGYLLATSYLVLRDDLIGATTARQARMQQAYEDRISALRAQVDRITSRQLLDQQLMETKVSELLDRQTQLSQRHGRLGPLLERAENDVGTAPGEAPAAAAKPDKPAEVTGSISQPAQNYAVASLSADPGAADTRPFSLWSTRSDPLPNDSAADRADKLFVSINQSLKSIETEQLTRISALADNAYKSADAITQALQAAGLPVDGDFGKDQSDVGGPLIPLDSSMMFDSKVKELDEALDTLDHLKKEARQLPLSNPAPGHSVTSPFGIRTDPLLGTAALHSGMDFRAPIGMAARVTAPGVVTKAGWNGGYGRMVEVDHGNGFATRYGHLSEIDVTVGEKVDAGAVLGKTGSSGRSTGPHLHYEVRHNGEAIDPLRFLTVGKKVAQYL